In Vibrio sp. STUT-A11, a genomic segment contains:
- the rplN gene encoding 50S ribosomal protein L14, with product MIQMQSMLDAADNSGARSVMCIKVLGGSHRRYAHIGDVIKVTVKEAIPRGKVKKGDVLKAVVVRTRKGVRRPDGSVIRFDRNACVLLNDNTEQPIGTRIFGPVTRELRGDKFMKIVSLAPEVL from the coding sequence ATGATCCAAATGCAAAGTATGCTGGACGCAGCTGATAACTCAGGCGCACGCAGCGTAATGTGTATTAAGGTTCTGGGTGGCTCTCACCGCCGTTATGCACATATCGGTGACGTCATCAAAGTTACTGTGAAGGAAGCAATTCCTCGCGGTAAAGTAAAAAAAGGTGATGTTCTGAAGGCGGTGGTAGTGCGCACCCGTAAAGGCGTACGTCGTCCTGACGGTTCTGTCATTCGCTTCGACCGAAATGCTTGCGTATTGTTGAACGACAATACTGAGCAACCAATCGGTACACGTATCTTTGGTCCTGTGACACGCGAACTTCGTGGCGATAAGTTCATGAAGATCGTTTCACTGGCTCCAGAAGTTCTGTAA
- the rpsQ gene encoding 30S ribosomal protein S17 encodes MSEVKRTQQGRVVSDKMDKSITVAIERFVKHPIYGKYVKRTTKVHAHDENNECGLGDTVEIAECRPLSKTKSWTLVKVLEKAKI; translated from the coding sequence ATGAGCGAAGTAAAACGTACTCAACAAGGTCGTGTTGTAAGCGACAAGATGGACAAGTCTATCACTGTTGCTATCGAGCGTTTCGTAAAACACCCTATCTACGGTAAATACGTTAAACGTACGACTAAAGTACACGCACATGACGAGAACAACGAGTGTGGCCTAGGCGACACAGTTGAAATCGCTGAGTGTCGTCCACTGTCTAAGACTAAGTCTTGGACTTTGGTAAAAGTTCTAGAAAAGGCGAAGATTTAA
- the rpmC gene encoding 50S ribosomal protein L29, with the protein MKAQDLREKSVEELNAELMNLLREQFNLRMQAATGQLQQTHTLKAVRRDIARVKTVLTEKAGA; encoded by the coding sequence ATGAAAGCACAAGATCTACGCGAGAAAAGCGTTGAAGAGCTTAACGCTGAGCTAATGAATTTGCTACGTGAACAGTTCAACTTGCGCATGCAAGCTGCAACTGGTCAACTACAGCAAACTCATACTCTGAAAGCTGTACGCCGTGATATCGCACGTGTGAAAACTGTTTTGACTGAGAAGGCAGGCGCATAA
- the rplP gene encoding 50S ribosomal protein L16 produces the protein MLQPKRTKFRKVQTGRNRGLAKGTDVSFGEFGLKAVGRGRLTARQIEAARRAMTRHVKRQGKIWIRVFPDKPITEKPLEVRQGKGKGNVEYWVAQIQPGKVMYEMGGVPEELAREAFRLAARKLPFKTTFVTKQVM, from the coding sequence ATGCTACAACCTAAACGTACTAAGTTCCGTAAGGTTCAGACTGGTCGTAACCGTGGTCTAGCTAAAGGTACTGATGTAAGCTTCGGCGAATTCGGTCTTAAAGCTGTTGGCCGTGGTCGTCTAACTGCTCGTCAAATCGAAGCGGCACGTCGTGCAATGACACGTCACGTTAAGCGTCAAGGTAAAATCTGGATCCGTGTGTTCCCAGACAAACCAATCACAGAAAAACCACTTGAAGTTCGTCAAGGTAAGGGTAAAGGTAACGTTGAGTACTGGGTAGCCCAAATCCAACCTGGTAAGGTTATGTACGAAATGGGTGGTGTACCTGAAGAATTGGCACGTGAAGCGTTCCGTCTTGCGGCACGTAAACTGCCTTTCAAAACTACATTTGTAACTAAGCAGGTGATGTGA
- the rpsC gene encoding 30S ribosomal protein S3: MGQKVHPNGIRLGIVKPWNATWFANTKDFADNLDGDFKVRQFLTGELKKASLSRIVIERPAKSIRVTIHTARPGVVIGKKGEDVEKLRAAVAKIAGVPAQINIAEVRKPELDAQLVGDSIASQLERRVMFRRAMKRAVQNAMRLGAKGIKVEVSGRLGGAEIARSEWYREGRVPLHTLRADIDYATSSAHTQYGVIGIKTWIFKGEILGGMPAANAVEPKGDKPKKQRKGRK, from the coding sequence ATGGGTCAAAAAGTACATCCAAATGGTATTCGTCTAGGCATCGTTAAGCCTTGGAATGCTACATGGTTTGCTAACACCAAAGATTTCGCTGACAACCTAGACGGCGACTTCAAGGTACGTCAGTTCCTTACAGGTGAACTGAAAAAAGCGTCTCTATCACGCATCGTTATCGAGCGTCCTGCTAAGAGCATCCGTGTGACTATTCACACTGCTCGTCCAGGCGTTGTTATCGGTAAGAAAGGTGAAGACGTAGAGAAGCTACGCGCAGCTGTAGCTAAAATTGCAGGTGTACCAGCGCAAATTAACATCGCTGAAGTACGTAAGCCTGAACTAGATGCGCAACTTGTTGGTGACAGCATCGCGTCTCAGCTAGAGCGTCGTGTTATGTTCCGTCGTGCTATGAAGCGCGCGGTACAAAACGCAATGCGTCTAGGCGCTAAAGGTATCAAAGTGGAAGTAAGCGGTCGTCTAGGCGGCGCTGAAATCGCACGTTCTGAGTGGTACCGTGAAGGCCGTGTGCCTCTACACACTCTACGTGCTGACATTGATTACGCAACTTCTTCGGCTCACACTCAATACGGTGTGATCGGCATTAAAACTTGGATCTTCAAAGGTGAGATCCTAGGTGGTATGCCAGCAGCTAACGCTGTAGAGCCTAAAGGCGACAAGCCTAAGAAGCAGCGTAAAGGCCGTAAGTAA
- the rplV gene encoding 50S ribosomal protein L22 gives MEAFAKHNFARISPQKARLVADQIRGKSVDQALEILTFSNKKAAELVKKVLESAIANAEHNEGADIDDLNVAKIFVDEGPTMKRIMPRAKGRADRILKRSSHITVVVADR, from the coding sequence ATGGAAGCATTTGCTAAACATAACTTTGCTCGCATTTCGCCTCAGAAAGCTCGCTTAGTTGCGGATCAAATCCGTGGTAAATCTGTTGACCAAGCTCTAGAAATCCTAACTTTCAGCAACAAAAAAGCGGCTGAACTAGTTAAGAAAGTTCTAGAGTCTGCTATCGCTAACGCGGAGCACAACGAAGGTGCAGATATTGACGATCTGAATGTCGCAAAAATCTTTGTAGATGAAGGCCCAACCATGAAGCGTATTATGCCTCGTGCTAAAGGTCGTGCGGATCGTATCTTGAAGCGTTCAAGCCACATCACTGTTGTTGTAGCAGATCGCTAG
- the rpsS gene encoding 30S ribosomal protein S19, with protein MPRSLKKGPFIDLHLLKKVEKAVESGDKKPIKTWSRRSMIIPTMIGLTIAVHNGRQHVPVFVTDEMIGHKLGEFAPTRTYRGHAADKKAKKR; from the coding sequence ATGCCACGTTCTCTCAAGAAAGGTCCTTTTATTGACCTACACTTGCTGAAGAAGGTAGAGAAAGCGGTGGAAAGCGGAGACAAAAAGCCTATTAAGACTTGGTCCCGTCGTTCAATGATCATCCCTACGATGATCGGTTTGACCATCGCTGTCCATAATGGTCGTCAGCACGTACCAGTATTTGTAACTGATGAAATGATCGGTCACAAACTGGGTGAATTCGCACCAACACGTACTTACCGCGGTCACGCTGCGGATAAGAAAGCTAAGAAGCGCTAA
- the rplB gene encoding 50S ribosomal protein L2 → MAIVKCKPTSPGRRHVVKVVNADLHKGKPYAPLLEKNSKNGGRNNNGRITVRHIGGGHKHHYRVIDFKRTKDGIPATVERLEYDPNRSANIALVLYKDGERRYILAPKGVVAGDVIQSGVDAPIKAGNTLPMRNIPVGSTVHNVELKPGKGGQLARSAGAYAQIVARDGTYVTIRLRSGEMRKVLSEGRATIGEVGNSEHMLRELGKAGATRWRGVRPTVRGVVMNPVDHPHGGGEGRTSGGRHPVSPWGMPTKGYKTRKNKRTDKYIVRRRNK, encoded by the coding sequence ATGGCTATTGTTAAATGTAAGCCGACTTCCCCTGGTCGTCGTCACGTTGTTAAAGTTGTTAACGCTGACCTACACAAGGGCAAGCCATACGCACCTCTTCTAGAGAAAAACTCTAAGAATGGTGGTCGTAACAACAACGGTCGTATCACAGTACGTCACATCGGCGGTGGTCACAAGCACCACTACCGTGTAATTGACTTCAAACGTACTAAAGACGGTATCCCAGCGACAGTTGAGCGTCTTGAATACGATCCAAACCGTAGCGCAAACATTGCTCTAGTTCTTTACAAAGACGGTGAGCGTCGCTACATCCTAGCACCTAAAGGTGTTGTAGCTGGTGATGTTATTCAGTCAGGTGTTGATGCACCTATCAAAGCTGGTAACACTCTACCAATGCGTAACATCCCAGTAGGTTCAACAGTACATAACGTTGAGCTTAAGCCTGGTAAAGGTGGTCAGCTAGCTCGTTCAGCTGGTGCTTACGCTCAAATCGTTGCTCGCGACGGTACGTACGTAACTATCCGTCTACGTTCTGGCGAAATGCGCAAAGTTCTTTCTGAAGGCCGTGCAACAATCGGTGAAGTTGGTAACTCTGAGCACATGCTACGTGAACTTGGTAAAGCTGGTGCTACTCGCTGGCGCGGTGTTCGTCCAACCGTTCGCGGTGTGGTAATGAACCCGGTTGATCACCCACACGGTGGTGGTGAAGGTCGTACTTCTGGTGGCCGTCATCCAGTATCTCCTTGGGGTATGCCAACTAAAGGCTACAAGACTCGTAAGAACAAACGCACTGACAAGTACATCGTACGTCGTCGTAACAAGTAA